DNA from Bradyrhizobium diazoefficiens USDA 110:
CTCGCCCTTGATCGAGGGATCGAACACCTTCATCGAGTGCGGATCGTCCTTGTTCGCGAGCATTGTGCTTTCCGCGTCCAGTACGAAGCCGGCCGCCTCCACCTCCTCGCAGTGAGATTCATGCACTCGTGGATGCCAACGGCCTGCCGGTCCGGCTGGCGCTGACGCCCGACGAGGCTCACGAGAATCGGCTTGCCAGAAAGCGACTATCTTGTCTGAAGCGCGGATCGATGCAGCTTTCTGACGTGGCTACGACGCCGACTGGATTAAGGAGCTCGCCACGAAGAACGGCGCATGGGCCAACGTCCCGCCAACCCGATCTGCTTCGCTCACCGTGCACCAAGATGGTGCACCATGTTTTGCCGGCGCCCCACTGACCCGACAGCAAGCCATGCCCCACCGCTGGCATCAGCCGTTTGATTAGCCATGCCTTGAGCGGCCGCGGATCTGCATCCCCGTGTGAATTGTGAATAAAGTGCGGCAACTTCGGATCCTGCCGCGACGCCTCATCGATTTCGTCGAGATCATCCTCAATATCGTCTTCGTCTGGATCTGGCGCCGGTGTCTCCGGTTTAGGCGAAATTGGCTTGAGTATCTCCCGCGGCGCGTTTCGACAATTTTCTCGGGCGCCTTCATGCCGTCGAGCAGCGGCAACGCCCTATCAGTGTACTTGCTGGCGCTCCTGGAGATCTCGCGGGAAGTCGACCCTCTGCGAAATAGCGGCCGGCAACCTACTCGTTGCGTTGCCACACGCACGCTCGATGTTTCAGCGAGCGCCGTTCTCGTTGCGAAAGGCAGCAATGAAATCGCAACGAATTGGGTGAAACGACCGTGAACAAAACGGGACGAGGACGATCACCACACCAAGAAAGATCAATAACTTAGAAGATGCTCACTGCGTTCGGGACGCCGTGGTCTTAAGCCATCAGATCGCAACTTGAACCGAATGTCGGTATCGGTGGTTGCGCCTCCGCAATTTGAACCTGCGAAAATCTTGCCCGACCAGGCCGAGAACTGCGCACCGCTATGCAACCGAGCTCGGCGAATTGCTTAGCTAGGTACCGTAGATACAGGCCCTATGAGAAAACTTTTCGGTCGTTCCGTCAGTACGGTTCAACCAGAAGCATTTCGTACCGAAGTCAGCAGTTCGGACGTTAAAGTGGGTAATTCCGCATCCCTTCTTGGCCTCGGCATCGGGATGGTGCTCCAGTGCCGCTCGTAGAATCACTGTGTCATTGGCGCCAACCCGATCGCCCACGTCGTACCGGTGAAGCATGTCATTCAAATAAGCAACGGCGTCACCTCTTTTGGCGAAGTGCAGTGGGCCGAGGTCGATCGGCTTCGCGGGCATGTGAAACCTCCATTCCAATCAAGCGGTAGAATTGCTGTCCACGTCGTCGAGCGGCAGAAGCCGATCGCGTAGCTCGCGGACGATGATGACCGGGAAATCCATGGCTTCGAGCTGACCTTCGCGTTCGGTGACCCACGCCACGCATTCCTCCTTACTGAGATCGGTCTTCTCGTACAAGGCAACCGCGCTCATGCGGGAGAGACCGAGTTCCATGAGTGAGAGGAGGGTCCTCGACGAAATACCAGACTCAAGTTGTGTGCCGATGTCCAAGCCGTGATCAATCAGGTCCTCACGGTTGATCTGGCGGAGATGCATGTGCAGGACATCCATGTAGGCGGACAGATACTTCGGCGCCTTGAATCGCGCGACTTGCTCGACCAGCTCCATCGTGTTGCGGATCTGCACCGGAAGGCTGTAGGTCCTACCGGTGGTACGGTGCCACTCGATGTTCCCGCGGATCATCTCGGCCAACCTCAAGGACTCGGGCGCCTATCTGCTCACCACATTCATGCGGCTCGGGTCCATTTCGGCGGCCAGTCTCTCGAAGCGCCACGATGCCGCGTCGATGGCATATTGCCGAAGTGGAACGCGACCCCGCGTTCAACGAGCGGTGCAAGGCGGAAGTTGGGGCGTACGCCCTTCCGGGCGAGGTCGGCGAGCTGTGCAAGCTCCGGATCGATTGAGCCAGGCTGAGGCAGGAGCTGGCTAACCAGATCGGCGACATCCTCCGACTCTCCGGCGCCGTTCGTGTAGACGAGCGTTCCGCCTCTCTGGCCCGCCGCTGCGGCGATGAAGGCGAGGCGCTTCCTAAGTCCCGCTGGCGTGCTTGCGAGCTGGAGCGTTCCGACTGGAAGTGTCGAACCCTGCTGTCGGACGGTCAGGTTCCAGAGCTTCGGCTTGCGTGGGGTTTGGTTCGCGACGATCAGGTTCTGGAGAACGGTGGGAGCGTCGCTGTCGACGGCGACAGTCTGCACACCGTCGGGCGCGTCCGTTAGCAATGCCTCCGGGTTCTGTGTCGCGGGGCTGATGAATACGACCTTCAGCTTCGAGTTCGCACGGCTAGCCCGCTCTACGGCGTCCTGCAAGATCACGCCGCGTTGGCTGTCCTCGATTTTGTGCGCCTCGTCCACGATAAGCAGGTCAATTGAGAACGCGTCGCCGAGCACGTTGGCGAGAAGGTGCAGCCGCTCCTGCGTGGAGACTAGAATTACTTGCGCGCCTCCAGCGCGCGCCGCTTCGTACTTGTCACGGAGGGGAAGGGACGACACCTCGATGCGCTTGGTCTTGCCGAGAAGACCTTGGAGAGTGGTCTCGATCTCCGAAACTAACACGCGGGTAGGGGCGAGGTAGACTGCGACCCGGGTGTCACCCGCGCTTAGTTGGTCGATCAACCACTGAAGGACGAGAAACGTCTTCCCGGAGGCAGTGGGGGCGGACGCCGAGAGCCAACTTCCTCCGCCCGCATTGGCCAGAAGCGTTGCTGAAAATCGTTCACCTGCAGCCAAGCGCCGCTCGATTCCACCAGGATGGAACGGTCCATCTCGCGCCGCTGGGATTCAAGGCGCAGCGCCACACCTAGCCGTCCGGTCGAGACCGGCCGTCAGTAGGTGGCGATCGTTGGCTAGCGTGATGGCCCGGTAATTGGAGAGCTTGCCCAACAGGACAGCGCCCGCGTCCTTGAGTGCTTGATCGTCCGTCAGAGAGATCGCCGCAGTTGCGATCCGGAGCGCGGCCTCCTGGTCGATCCGTTGATCGGACCGCGCCAATATGCTGCCGGCGAGCAGCAGCCTTGGCCAATCGATCGCCACGGCAGAGGGGGCGGCGGGTTCGGGCACTAGGTTGTCAAGTTCGGTGCGCACGGTGAGTCGAATGATCGCATCGAGATCGTCGCGAATTCCTTCCTGAAGAAGCCACGACTGGAGACCGACTAGGCTCATTCCGTCTTAATCCCCATCGCTCTGAGAAATGCGGCGCGGAAGCCGTCGGCCGACGGCAGCGGGATGCAAAACAGCTCGATTTCCATCTGGTCGAGCTTCTCCGACTTGAGCCGCTCGCCGATCCTTTTGCTCCAAACGGCCAGTTCCGCGCGTGAGGCCTCAACGATCTCCTCCGCGATCGCCTTTACGTCATCTTTCGGATAGAACGGCGCGTCGAAGCCCACCAGGGCCACGCCGCAGTATTGGACCCGCTTGGACATCACCGACGACTTGTCAAAATACTTCTTCAGCGCGTCGGTGAGCGTCGCATCACTGAGGTCGGCCTTGTCGCTCAGGAGCACCAGATCGCGTTCCCTGTCGGTTTCCTCGTGTTCTGGTTCAATGAGGAAGGGAGCGAGTGAGGCGAGGCAGTCGCGGATCGCGGCTCCCGCGTCCTTGTAGATTTTGGATTCACCCCAGTAGAGCTTCGGGATGCCTTCCGGCATCACGCCAGCGTACACCCCATCGGCTCCATGGTAGTGTAGGCGCGTGTCTGTCTTGAGATCCATCTTGCACAGAATCTGAGGCAGCTTGAGGAAGCGCTCGGCCAATAAGAACAGCAGCATCTCGCCGCCCTCTCCGGTCTTCGCCAAATCGGTGAACGACCGCTTGGCGCGCTCGACGAGTTCGGCGACCGCCTCGGTGCTATTGTACTTGGCGTCGCGCGCTTTCGCTGCAGCGAGCTTCGAGCGCGGTATCGCATAGTCGACTACGGCGTTCCGCATGAACTCCGCCAGCCGGTGCGGCTGGACGCGGCCGTTTCCATCCACTGTGAGGCAATGACAGTGGATCTTGACCGAATGACCCTCGATGAGGACGTCGCGCTCCACCAACATGAGGTGAACGTCGAGTGCTTCCGGATTCCCTGTCAGCGCGGACGTGAGATCAGTCGCGGTGATGGTCGACAGACGGCCTACCCCCTTGTTCGTACGCCCGTCTGCCCCCAGACGAGTCAACCCATAATTGTAACCACCTAGACCTCCGCAGTCCATGTTCGGCGGGAATTGCCATCGAATCCGCGATGATCGCGAGCGGCGCTTTCATGCGCTGCGGACTAGACCAAAGCCTTCACGCGCGTCGTCGCTGTTGCTCGCAAGTCTAGAGCAGCATCGCATGCTCTTTACGAAAACATGCTCGGCAATAACGCGCCTGCCGTCTGCTCTTGGATGGTTGGCTTCTCGGAAACGACTGACCAAGGTAGGAGCCGATGTGCCCCTATTGTGCCCCCGCTTTTTTGGGGCACATTACAGGGGAAGCCAGCGACTAAATCATTGAATTCAGGTTTGAAATGGTGGGCGCACAAGGGATCGAACCTTGGACCTCTCCCGTGTGAAGGGAACGCTCTCCCGCTGAGCTATGCGCCCGGGACCATCATGCCGACGGCCGGACTTTCGGCCGGCCGGCGCATCAGAGCCCGCGATTTAGAAGTGCGGGCCGAAGGTGTCAAGTTTCGAGGCGTCCTCCGGCCCGAAAACCTTCCGTAGATCACGCAATCCAGCGGTGAAGCCGGGTTTCGGCCCGCTTACGCACCCTGCTGGCGGGCGCGGGAGGCGTGGGCCTGGAGCGCGCGGATACGCTCGGCCAGCGTTCCGCCGCCCTCGGGCAGGGTGCCTGCGGCCGCGCCGTTGCTGGCGGCGTCGTTGGCCGGGCGCGGCGCCGGCTTCGGCGGCTGGCCGGCCTCGGCCGCAAGCAGCGCCTCGATCGGCGAGTTCGGGCCTTCGAGCTGCATCGCCAGCTTTGCGACCTCGGCGGCGATGTCGTTGATGCGCTCGCGCAGCAGCGCGTTCTCCATGCGCTCGGTCGCCCAGGAGCTCTCCGCCTGCTGCTGGATCGCGTTGATGTCGCGCTGGAGCTTGGCGCGCTCGTCGCGCGCGGTGCGGAGCTGCTCCTCCAGCGCGGCCTTTTCCGCGCGCAGCTGCTCCATGGCGGCCGACGATTTGCCGCCGCTCAAGGCGGCGATCTCGACGCGGAGCTCCTTGATGGTGCGCTCGGAGCCCTCGCTGGCCTGGCGGAGCTGGTTGTTCTCGTAGTCGCGCTCGGCGAGCAGCTTGCCTTGCGTGGCGAGGCGTCCCTCGAGGTCGGCGACGCGGCCCGAGAGCATCTCGGCCTCCTTCACCTGCACGATGAGCTGGCGATCGAGCTCGTTGACGCGCTGGCTCAGATTCTCGACGCGGCCGCGTGCATCGCCGAGCTCGCGCGAGGCGGTCTCGGATTCGGTTCGCTCCTGCGTCAGCCGCGCCTGCGTTGCGGCAAACTCCTTCTCGGCATCGCCGACGCGGTTCTTCAATTCCTCGATCTGCGCGCGCACCGCGACCAGCTCGACCTGGCGGCTCTCCGCCATCATCGAGCGGTTGGACAGTTCGGAGTTGATCTTTGCCAGCTCGTTCTGCTTGTCGGTCAGCGCATTCTCGGCGCCGCGCAATGCTTCGGTCTTGGCGCTGAATTCCTCTTCAGTGGCGCGGAGCTGCTCCTTCACCGCCTTCTCGCGCGCCTCCAGCGCGAAGATCGTGGCGTTCTTCTCGCCGAGCTCGATCTTCATGCGGTTGATGGCATCGCTCTTCTTGCCGAGCTCGGCGAGCTGGCTCGTGGTCTTGTTCTTGAGCTGGTCGACGCTCATCTCGAGCCGTCGCGCCGACATGGCGAATTCGGCGCGGAGCTGGTCCTTGTCGGCCTGGATCTCGGCCATCGACAGCGGGGTGGCGGCCTCGAGCCGGCGCGTGGTCAGGCGCACCGCGCGGTTATGCACCAGCGGCACGATGGCAAGCCCGCACAGCATCGCGAGCAGGAAACCGATCGCCAGGTACATGATCGGTTCGACCATGGGCCAGAACTCCCAAAGCTAAGGAAAAATTTACCAACGACAATGCATGGCGGGCCGGCAAAAAGCCAGCCCCGCCCTGTTGTTAACGTGAATCCGGAATTGGACCGGTGGAGGGAGTCCTAGAACGGGTTCCAGGTCGCGCGCGGCGTGTATTTCAGGTAGCCGATATTGGCTCCCAGCCGCAGGCCGAGTCCGGACCGGATCGGCACCAGCACGATGTTGTTGGCGGTGAGCGCCGTCATGCCGAAGCCGCCGATGATATAGGCCGAGCCGTCGAGGCCGGCGAAGCGCTGGTAGATCGCGTTGGTGGCCGGCAGGTTGTAGACCAGCGTCATGGTGCGCGCGCCGTCGCCGCCCCAGTCGAAGCCGAGCGAGGGGCCCTGCCAGTAGACGCGCAGGTCGCCGGCGTTTTTGGTGTAGAGCGTGCCTTCGCCATAGCGCAGGCCGGCGACGAACGCGCCGGAGCCTTCCTCACCCAGGATATAGCCGTTCGGCAGGCCCCATTGGCTGACCGCCTTCTCGATGATCGAGGCGAGCCCGCGCGAGACGTTGCCGAAGAAGCGGTGACCGGCCGTCACGAGCTCGTCCGGCCCATAGGTGTTGGGTGTCGGGGACCGCTGCGGCGGCGGCAGGTTGGGCGGCGGCGCCTGCTGGGCGGAGGCCGGCACGATCAAGCCGACCATCGCGGCGAGCGCGAGCGCAGCAAGGCGTGATGCGAAAGTCATAAAAGAACCCCTGGTATCGAATCCGATCGCTTCCTTAACCTGACGCCAACAGGCACGGCTCTAGGTTGCGCCGGATGTCCCCTCGACTCGGATGTTATCCGCAGCAACTATGACGGCACAACGGCAGGAAGATAGCCCTTTGCGCCCCGGAATTGCCTTGATCGGCCGCCTCGTCTGCCTGCTGGCGGGCATTTGGATGGCCTGCGCATGGTTGCCCGCCCAGGCTGCCACCACCGAACGGATCGTCGTCAACCGCTTCAGCGGCGTCGCCATCGAGGGCTTCGATCCCGTCGCCTATTTCGTCGATGGCAGCGCCGTGCAGGGGACGGCTGAGTTCGAAGCGAACCTCTGGGGTGCGGTCTGGCGCTTCCGGAACGAGGGCAACCGGGCCTCCTTCCTGGCCCATCCCGAGATCTATGGGCCGCAGTTCGGCGGCTATGACCCTGCCGACATCGCCCGCGGCGTCACCATCGCCGGCAACCCCCGCTTCTTCGCGATCGTGGCGCAGCGGCTTTACCTGTTCAGCCGGGAAGCCAATCGCGACGCCTTCGCCGCCAATCCGGAGCGCTTCCTCTACGAAGTCGGCAAGCGCTGGCCGGCGCTTCAGGAGCAGCTCAGTCAGTAGCGGTCTACCGCCTGCGGGTCGCCCCAGGCGATGAACTCCGGGATGATGAAGCCGGTGTCCTGCCGCTGGCCGAACAGGATCTCGCCGCCCTTGCCGTCGGTGACCTTGCCGCCGGCCGCGGTCACGACCGCGCAGCCGGCCCCGACATCCCACTCCGAAGTGGGCCCGAAGCGGGGATAGATGTCGGCGCTGCCTTCCGCGATCCGGCCGAATTTCACGGCCGAGCCGACCGTCCTTCTGACGGCATTGGGCCTGTTGTCGATGAACGCTTCGCTTTTGGGATCGCCGTGCGAGCGGCTCACCGCCGCGACCCAGGGCTCGCCCGGCGCCGGCAGCTTGCGGGTATGGACCGGCTCGGCGGCACCGATGGTAGCGCCGTCAAATCTGACACACTCGGCGCCGCGGCCGACGATGCCGCGCCAGAGCAGCCCGAGTGCGGGTGCGCTGACGATGCCGAGCAGCGGCACCCCGTGAGTGACGAGGGCGAGGTTGACGGTGAACTCGTCACGGCCGGCCACGAACTCCTTGGTGCCGTCGAGCGGATCGATCAGGAAGAAGCTGTCGCGGAACGGCGGAGCGGCGAGCTGGGTCCGTTCCTCCGACAGCGTCGGGATGTCGCCCGCGAGCTGCGCCAGGCCGTCCGCAATGACGCGGTCGGCGGCAAGGTCGGCCTCGGTCACCGGCGAGCCGTCCTGCTTGCCGTCGACCCGCATCGCCGCGCGGTTGACCGCGAGGATCGCTTCGCCCGCCTTCACCACCAGCGCGGTGAGCGGCTCCATCAGGCCGGATGCGGCCGCGCCGTCGATGATCCGCTTCACCTGCATGCCTCATTCATCGGCAATTCCGTTCCTGCTCGACTTGATTCGCCCCTGGCTTTATGGCCGCCCCGAACCGATCGCAAGCTAGCTGCCGCAGGCTTGCGAATGTTAGAACCCGCAGCATCCGTCAAGCATGCGTGATTCGCGGCGTCCAGCGCCGTGCAATTCCAGGAACCCTCCAGGACCCCATTATATGTCTGACGCCTCGTCGCCCGCGACCGCTACTGCTCCCGATATGCTCGAACTCGCCGCGCTGCTGTGCTCGCGGGTCTGCCACGATCTCATCAGCCCCGTCGGCGCCATCGTCAACGGGCTCGAAGTGCTCGATGACGATCCCAAGCCCGAGGACCGCGAGTTCGCGCTCGACCTGATTCGCAAGAGCGCCAAGACGGCCTCCGCCCGCCTCCAGTTCTGCCGTCTCGCCTTCGGCGCCGCCGGCTCCTCCGGCGCCCAGATCGACCTCGGCGATGCCCAGACCATGGCGCGCGGCCACATCGAGGACGGCAAGTGCACGATCACGTGGAATCTGCCGCGGCTGCTGCTGCCGAAGAATCGCGTCAAGCTGCTGCTCAACATGCTGGTCGTGGCCCAGCACACGATCCCGCGCGGCGGTACGCTGACGATCGATCCGGTCGGCGAGGGCGAGACGATGAGCTTTCGCATCACCGCGACCGGGCACAACGCGCGCCTGCCGCAGAACATCGCCGAGCTCCTGAGCGGCGAGCGCGGGCCCGCTGCGGATGCGCACGCGATCCAGCCTTATTATACGCGGCTGCTCGCGCAGGCCTGCGGGCTCACCGTGACGCTGGCACCGGAAGGCGCAGCCATCATCGTTACCGCTTCGTAAACGCGCGCATCGCTCTCAAGACGTTAATCGAATCTTTACGAGGCGCTTCGGCTTGTCCGGAGCGCCTTATCTCTTTGTTGGTTCCGTTCTTTTCCACATACTCAACCATTATTAAACGCTTTGCGGTGAAGCTGGCCTCATTCCGAAATGGCGCATCACGCCTCGTGCGCGCCCTCCCTGTATGAAGGCCTGTTTTCATGGATGATCTGTTGCGGGAGTTCTTGACGGAGACCAGCGAGAGCCTGGACACCGTCGACAATCAGCTGGTGAAGTTCGAGCAGGAGCCGAACAACGCCAAGATCCTGGATAACATCTTCCGCCTGGTCCACACCATCAAGGGGACGTGCGGCTTCCTCGGCCTGCCGCGACTGGAAGCGCTGGCGCATGCCGGCGAGACGCTGATGGGCAAGTTCCGCGACGGCATGCCGGTGACGGGGCAGGCGGTGACGGTGATCCTGTCCTCGATCGACCGCATCAAGGAGATCCTCGCCGGCCTCGAGGCGACCGAAGCCGAGCCGGAGGGCACCGACCGCGATCTCATCGACAAGCTGGAAGCGATGGTCGAGCAGGGCATGGCGGCGATGTCAGCGTCGGCTTCGCCGATCGCGTCAGGCTCGGCGCAGCCGATGCCGGCGGCTGGCAGCGCTACTGCTGTTGCTGACGCCCCGCCGCTGGTGCCGGAAGCTCCGGCCGCCGCTGCGCCGGCCAAGGACATGACCACGGGTTCACTGATCGATCAGACCCTGGAGCGCCCGCTGCGCCCGGGCGAGGTGTCGCTGGACGAGCTCGAGCGCGCCTTCCGCGAGACCGCGATCGAAGCCCCAATCCCCGCACCCGTTGCCAAGGCCGAGGTCAAGGCTGAGCCCGCGCCGGCTCCGGCCCCTGTTGCCAAAGAGGCTGCCAAGGAAGCTGCGAAGCCTGCCGCCAAGGAGAAGGCCGCGCCGAAGAAGTCGATGGCCGACGAGGGCGCCTCCGAGGGCGACCGCATCGCCAACCAGTCGATCCGCGTCAACGTGGATACGCTGGAGCATCTGATGACCATGGTCTCCGAGCTGGTCTTGACCCGCAACCAGCTGCTGGAGATCTCCCGCCGCAACGAGGACACCGAGTTCAAGGTGCCGTTGCAGCGCCTCTCCAACGTCACCGCCGAGCTGCAGGAAGGCGTCATGAAGACGCGCATGCAGCCGATCGGCAATGCCTGGCAGAAGCTGCCCCGCATCGTCCGCGACCTGTCGAGCGAACTCGGCAAGCAGATCGAGCTGGAGATGCACGGCGCCGACACCGAGCTCGACCGCCAGGTGCTCGACCTGATCAAGGACCCGCTCACCCACATGGTGCGCAACTCCGCCGACCATGGCCTGGAGACCCCCGCCGAGCGGCTCGCGGCCGGCAAGGGCGAGCAGGGCACCATCCGCCTCTCCGCCTATCACGAGGGCGGCCACATCATCATCTGCATCGCCGACAACGGCCGCGGCCTCAACACCGAGAGGATCAAGGCCAAGGCGATCTCCTCGGGTCTCGTCACCGAGGCTGAGCTCGAGAAGATGAGCGAAGCCCAGATCCACAAGTTCATCTTCGCACCGGGCTTCTCGACCGCGGCCGCCATCACCTCGGTGTCGGGCCGCGGCGTCGGCATGGACGTGGTGCGCACCAATATCGACCAGATCGGCGGCACCATCGACATCAAGTCGGTGGCCGGCGAGGGCTCGAGCGTCACCATCAAGATCCCGCTGACCTTGGCCATCGTCTCCGCGCTGATCGTGGAAGCCGCCGGCGACCGCTTCGCGATCCCGCAGCTCTCCGTCGTCGAGCTGGTCCGGGCCCGCGCCAACAGCGAGCACCGCATCGAGCGCATCAAGGACACCGCCGTCCTGCGCCTGCGCAACAAGCTCTTGCCGCTGATCCATTTGAAGAAGCTGCTCAAGATCGACGACGGCGCGGCCAGCGATCCCGAGAACGGTTTTATCGTGGTGACGCAGGTCGGCAGCCAGACCTTCGGCATCGTCGTCGACGGCGTCTTCCATACCGAAGAAATCGTGGTCAAGCCGATGTCGACAAAACTGCGTCACATCGACATGTTCTCCGGCAACACCATCCTGGGCGATGGCGCCGTCATCATGATCATCGACCCCAACGGCATTGCCAAGGCGCTGGGTGCCGCCGGCTCCTCGGCCCATGACATGGGCGACGAGAACGGGGCGCATCACATCGGATCGGGCGAGCAGACCACTTCGCTGCTGGTGTTCCGCGCCGGCTCGTCCCAGCCCAAGGCGGTCCCGCTCGGGCTCGTTACGCGCCTGGAAGAGCTCCCCGCCGACAAGATCGAGTTCAGCAACGGCCGCTACATGGTGCAGTACCGCGAGCAGCTGATGCCGCTCGTCGCCATGGAGAGCGTCACTGTTGCGAGCCAAGGCGCCCAGCCGATCCTGGTGTTCGCCGACGACGGCCGCTCCATGGGCCTCGTCGTCGACGAGATCATCGACATCGTCGAGGAACGCCTCAACATCGAGGTCGGCGGCTCCAGCCAGGGCATCCTGGGCTCGGCCGTGATCAAGGGGCAGGCCACCGAGGTGATTGACGTCGGCCACTTCCTGCCGATGGCGTTCGCCGACTGGTTCACCCGCAAGGAGATGAAGCCGTCGATGCACTCGCAGTCGGTGCTGCTGGTCGACGACTCCGCGTTCTTCCGCAACATGCTGGCGCCGGTCCTGAAAGCGGCCGGCTACCGCGTCCGCACCGCGCCGACCGCGCAGGAGGGCCTGGCCGCGCTGCGCGCCCAGAGCTTCGACGTGGTCCTGACCGACATCGAGATGCCCGACATGAACGGGTTCGAGTTCGCCGAGGTGATCCGCTCCGACAACAATCTCGGCGCGATGCCGATCATCGGCCTGTCCGCGCTGGTGTCGCCGGCGGCGATCGAGCGCGGCCGTCAGGCCGGCTTCCACGACTATGTCGCCAAGTTCGACCGTCCCGGTCTGATCGCGGCGCTGAAGGAGCAGACCGCGGGCGCCGCCGGCGCCTCCGAGCTGAGCCGGGCAGCGGCGTAAGAGCATGATCCGGAAAAGTGTGAAGCGGTTTTCCGACGAGATCATGCTCAAAACGAAAAAGCGGGATCAGGAGATACGCTGATGGCCAACAAGACCCAGTCCACCGAAGGCGCCATGGTCGAATACGTCACCGCGATGATCGGCGGCCAGCTGTTCGGCCTGCCGATCTCCCGCGTCCAGGACGTGTTCATGCCCGAGCGCGTCACCCGCGTTCCGCTGTCCTCCCGCGAGATCGCCGGCGTCCTCAACCTGCGCGGCCGCATCGTCACCGTGGTCGACATGCGCGCCCGCCTCGGCCTGCCGAGGCCCGAAGACGGCAAGGTGCCGATGGCGGTCGGTGTCGATCTGCGCGGCGAATCCTATGGCCTGCTGATCGACCAGATCGGCGAGGTGCTGCGCCTGCCCGAGGACGGCAAGGAAGAAAACCCCGTCAACCTCGACCCCCGCATGGCCAAGCTCGCCGGCGGTGTCCACCGCCTCGACGGCCAGCTCATGGTCGTCCTCGACGTCGATCGCGTCCTCGAGCTCGCGCCCGAGATGATGGCGGCCTGATACGGCGGCACTGCCGCCGACGGACTTGCAATTGGAAGTGTCCCCGCGAAGGGGACAGGAAGCAGAGGTTCACATGCGCACTTGTCTCGTCGTTGATGATTCCAGCGTCATCC
Protein-coding regions in this window:
- a CDS encoding chemotaxis protein CheW; the encoded protein is MANKTQSTEGAMVEYVTAMIGGQLFGLPISRVQDVFMPERVTRVPLSSREIAGVLNLRGRIVTVVDMRARLGLPRPEDGKVPMAVGVDLRGESYGLLIDQIGEVLRLPEDGKEENPVNLDPRMAKLAGGVHRLDGQLMVVLDVDRVLELAPEMMAA